From the Pseudomonas sp. SORT22 genome, one window contains:
- a CDS encoding DUF2388 domain-containing protein — protein MRRLLLVSSLVLCLPFGSALAKVDAGDVATSAGVSASLYSTFKDDKRIIPARDDASSFIASDGAIRGVYLESMLQSIRAQNPDLKASDEELARAILLQDQFGAGQ, from the coding sequence ATGCGCCGTTTACTGCTCGTTTCCTCGCTTGTGCTCTGTCTGCCCTTCGGCTCGGCCCTGGCCAAAGTCGACGCCGGTGATGTTGCCACCTCGGCCGGGGTATCCGCTTCGCTGTACTCGACCTTCAAGGACGACAAACGCATCATCCCCGCCCGTGACGACGCCTCGTCGTTCATCGCCAGTGACGGTGCGATCCGCGGCGTGTACCTGGAGTCGATGCTGCAGAGCATCCGCGCGCAGAACCCCGACCTCAAAGCCAGCGACGAAGAGCTGGCCCGGGCGATCCTGCTGCAAGATCAATTCGGCGCCGGGCAATAA
- a CDS encoding alpha/beta hydrolase, with protein sequence MAFFSLKHPRRWLYGLALTSVVVGLPVGCAVLEHKERELLFRIEPGNASWYRGMPAGVQELELRPDTFKAGQNIHAWWWPAKRPDAPAILYLHGVRWNLTGQLFRIQQLHNLGYSVLAIDYRGFGQSRGGLPSEASVYEDAQVAWERLQALQPDPRKRLIYGHSLGGAVAVELAAQLGQQAHKDQRPVPARGLIIESTFTSLGDAATAVAKTSLPVRWLLSQKFDSIDKIAAIGMPLLVVHGLDDRFVPPRFSEQLFAVAQPPKRLLLVPGATHNNSMSLAGQRYRQAIEAL encoded by the coding sequence ATGGCCTTTTTCTCGCTCAAACACCCTCGCCGCTGGCTCTACGGGCTGGCCCTGACCAGCGTAGTGGTCGGCCTGCCGGTGGGTTGCGCGGTGCTCGAGCACAAGGAGCGCGAGTTGCTGTTTCGCATCGAGCCGGGCAATGCCAGCTGGTACCGGGGCATGCCCGCAGGCGTCCAGGAGCTTGAGTTACGGCCCGACACCTTCAAGGCCGGGCAGAACATCCACGCCTGGTGGTGGCCAGCAAAAAGGCCGGATGCACCGGCCATCCTCTACCTGCACGGGGTGCGCTGGAACCTCACCGGCCAGCTGTTTCGCATCCAGCAACTGCATAACCTTGGCTATTCGGTGCTGGCGATCGACTACCGCGGTTTTGGCCAGAGCCGTGGCGGCCTGCCCTCCGAGGCGAGCGTCTACGAGGACGCGCAGGTGGCCTGGGAACGCTTGCAGGCGTTGCAGCCCGACCCGCGCAAACGGCTGATCTACGGGCACTCGCTGGGCGGTGCGGTGGCGGTCGAGCTGGCCGCGCAGTTGGGCCAGCAAGCGCACAAGGACCAGCGTCCGGTGCCGGCGCGCGGCTTGATCATCGAATCGACCTTCACCTCCCTGGGCGATGCCGCCACGGCAGTGGCCAAGACCTCGCTGCCAGTGCGCTGGCTGCTGTCGCAGAAGTTCGATTCAATCGACAAGATTGCCGCCATCGGCATGCCGCTGCTGGTGGTTCACGGCCTGGACGACCGATTTGTGCCGCCGCGTTTCAGCGAGCAACTGTTTGCTGTGGCGCAGCCGCCCAAACGCCTGCTGCTGGTGCCCGGGGCGACTCATAACAACAGCATGAGTCTTGCCGGGCAGCGTTATCGACAGGCGATCGAGGCGCTTTGA
- a CDS encoding arylsulfatase, producing MKRNNKWLSTLALAASATFGAAAAAAADKPNILVIFGDDIGQTNISAYAMGVVGYETPNIDRIAKEGMIFTDYYAENSCTAGRSSFITGQSPLRTGLSKVGMPGVAVGLQARDVTIAQALKAQGYATGQFGKNHLGDRDEYLPTNHGFDEFFGNLYHLNAEEEPERPYWPKDDQEFLKAASPRGVIKASADGKIEDTGALTSKRMETIDDETTQAAISFIEKQAKADKPFFVWMNTTRMHAFTHVRDAMKGQSGMPGNDYADGMLEHDGDVGKLLKSLDDLKITDNTIVIYTTDNGPNQWSWPDAATTPFRNEKNSNWEGAYRVPAMIRWPGKVEAGKVSRQMFSGLDWFPTLLAAAGDSGIKDRLLKGADVGGKNFKVHLDGFNQLDYLTGKAAKSARDEFYYFNDDGELVSMRFGDWKLVFCEQRAPGGLTVWSEPFTCLRVPKLFNLRMDPYERADVVSDQYYDWLTKNDYLVFQGTRKAAAFLKTFVEYPPSQRPASFSIDQIREEVDKEIEAKMK from the coding sequence ATGAAGCGCAACAACAAGTGGCTATCGACGCTGGCGCTTGCCGCGTCGGCGACCTTCGGCGCGGCGGCTGCCGCTGCCGCAGACAAACCGAACATCCTGGTAATCTTCGGCGACGATATCGGCCAGACCAACATCAGCGCCTACGCCATGGGTGTGGTCGGCTATGAGACGCCGAACATCGACCGCATCGCCAAGGAGGGCATGATCTTCACCGACTACTATGCCGAAAACAGCTGCACCGCCGGCCGCTCATCATTCATTACCGGCCAGTCGCCGCTGCGCACCGGTTTGTCCAAAGTCGGCATGCCGGGGGTGGCGGTGGGCCTGCAGGCCCGCGATGTAACCATAGCTCAGGCGCTCAAGGCCCAGGGCTACGCCACCGGCCAGTTCGGCAAGAACCACCTGGGCGACCGCGACGAATACCTGCCGACCAACCACGGTTTCGACGAGTTCTTCGGCAACCTTTATCATCTCAACGCCGAAGAAGAGCCCGAGCGCCCGTACTGGCCCAAGGATGACCAGGAGTTCCTCAAGGCTGCTTCGCCTCGCGGGGTGATCAAGGCCAGCGCCGACGGCAAGATCGAGGACACTGGGGCGCTGACCAGCAAGCGTATGGAAACCATCGACGATGAAACCACCCAGGCGGCCATCAGCTTCATCGAGAAACAGGCCAAGGCCGACAAGCCATTTTTCGTCTGGATGAACACCACCCGCATGCACGCCTTCACCCACGTGCGTGACGCCATGAAGGGCCAGAGCGGCATGCCCGGCAATGACTACGCAGACGGCATGCTCGAGCACGACGGCGATGTCGGCAAGCTGCTCAAATCGCTGGATGACCTGAAGATCACCGATAACACCATCGTCATCTACACCACCGACAACGGCCCCAACCAGTGGTCCTGGCCGGATGCGGCGACCACGCCGTTCCGCAACGAGAAAAACTCCAACTGGGAAGGCGCCTACCGGGTACCGGCGATGATCCGCTGGCCGGGCAAGGTCGAGGCCGGCAAGGTCTCGCGGCAGATGTTCTCGGGCCTGGACTGGTTCCCGACCTTGCTCGCGGCAGCCGGCGACAGCGGTATCAAGGACCGCCTGCTCAAGGGCGCCGATGTCGGTGGCAAGAACTTCAAGGTGCACCTGGATGGCTTCAACCAGCTCGACTACCTGACCGGCAAGGCGGCGAAAAGCGCGCGCGACGAGTTCTACTACTTCAACGACGACGGTGAACTGGTGTCGATGCGCTTCGGCGACTGGAAGCTGGTGTTTTGCGAGCAGCGCGCCCCGGGCGGGCTGACGGTGTGGAGCGAGCCCTTCACCTGCCTGCGGGTGCCGAAGCTGTTCAACCTGCGCATGGACCCCTATGAGCGCGCCGACGTGGTCTCTGACCAGTATTACGACTGGCTGACCAAGAACGACTACCTGGTGTTCCAGGGCACGCGCAAGGCTGCGGCATTCCTCAAGACCTTCGTCGAGTACCCGCCCAGCCAGCGCCCGGCGAGCTTCAGCATCGATCAGATTCGCGAAGAGGTCGACAAGGAAATCGAAGCGAAGATGAAGTAA
- a CDS encoding NAD(P)H-dependent oxidoreductase, with the protein MDNLLLVNASMRGSTSIGLRLADEMVACIRHQYPHLKVTLRDLAATPLAPLSAGYATALTGFVPPHDPVFASSEALISELEGCDLLLIATPMHNFTVPAALKLWIDHVLRIHRTFIAGPEGKVGLLKDRPVYLIVSSGGYHRGARARQPDFLSAYLRHVLGTLGLQNVHFVYLEGMAVSDQARLASVTQARLELARQRWFGELTLAD; encoded by the coding sequence ATGGATAACCTGCTCCTGGTCAATGCCAGCATGCGCGGCAGCACCTCGATCGGCTTGCGCCTGGCCGACGAAATGGTCGCTTGCATCCGCCACCAGTACCCACACCTCAAGGTGACCCTGCGGGACCTGGCGGCCACGCCACTGGCGCCGTTGAGTGCCGGCTACGCGACAGCGCTGACCGGCTTTGTACCGCCGCACGACCCGGTATTTGCAAGCTCCGAGGCACTGATCAGCGAGCTCGAAGGCTGTGACCTGTTGCTGATTGCCACGCCCATGCACAACTTCACCGTGCCGGCAGCGCTCAAGCTCTGGATCGACCATGTGCTGCGCATCCACCGCACCTTCATTGCCGGCCCTGAAGGCAAGGTCGGCCTGCTCAAAGACCGGCCGGTGTACCTGATCGTCAGTTCAGGCGGCTACCACCGCGGGGCACGGGCCCGCCAGCCGGACTTTCTCAGCGCTTACCTGCGCCACGTGCTCGGCACGTTGGGCCTGCAGAATGTGCACTTCGTCTACCTCGAAGGCATGGCCGTCAGTGATCAGGCGCGGCTTGCCAGCGTCACTCAAGCCAGGCTCGAACTCGCCCGGCAGCGCTGGTTTGGCGAATTGACCCTGGCCGACTGA
- a CDS encoding GNAT family N-acetyltransferase, translating into MGEQATIRYLQEGTEQRDAFELMRELRPHLVDADAFAQQVRRQALQGYRLLGAFYGKQLLGLAGVRSSENLLYGRFTYVDDLVVSPAMRGLRVGAALLDAARADGLRNGHAYLVLDTGLHMPLAQRFYYREGLLAKGMHFVQALPAAEAQRHG; encoded by the coding sequence GTGGGCGAACAGGCAACCATCCGCTACCTGCAAGAAGGCACCGAGCAACGCGACGCCTTCGAGCTAATGCGCGAACTTCGGCCGCACCTGGTGGATGCCGACGCGTTCGCGCAGCAAGTCAGGCGCCAGGCGCTGCAGGGCTACCGCTTGCTCGGGGCTTTCTACGGCAAGCAACTGCTGGGGCTGGCAGGGGTAAGGAGCAGCGAAAACCTGCTCTATGGACGCTTTACCTACGTCGACGACCTGGTGGTGTCCCCGGCCATGCGCGGCCTGCGGGTCGGCGCCGCATTGCTCGATGCCGCACGCGCCGATGGCCTGCGCAACGGCCATGCCTACCTGGTGCTCGATACCGGGCTGCATATGCCATTGGCCCAGCGCTTCTATTACCGCGAAGGACTTTTGGCCAAAGGCATGCATTTTGTTCAGGCACTGCCCGCCGCCGAGGCACAGCGCCATGGATAA
- a CDS encoding PLP-dependent aminotransferase family protein: protein MPASSPPTMTPLYRQIYLRFRDAISTGRLQPGERLPSVRALAAELNLARGTVEAAYQMLGGEGYVQSRGPAGTVVAPSLSTRAVDVDVPGPALAPEPQTYLPMPLQIGLPALDAFPRKLWTRLVGRTLRQSGVEGLAYPDPQGQLALRHALAGYLAVSRGISCTAQQVFICAGYRACLDLICSSLLEDGDRCWFEDPGYFQARRFLEHARVQLVPVPVDGDGLDVDAAIARAADARFALVTPHHQSPLGVTLSLPRRQRLLDWASSQGSWIIEDDYDSEYRYRGRPVPALKSLDSEGRVLYCATFSKVLAPGIRLAYLVVPQAQVERFASVARDMHNHCPQLLQATVSAFIEEGHFARHLRKMRSLYAQRRQQLVEALQAELGEYLQLDNQAGGMHLVADVRGGLDDCAIARRARVLGLAIEPLSGWYRQPGQRRGLLIGFTNVTSREQAVALARQLRLAMGL, encoded by the coding sequence ATGCCAGCCTCCAGCCCACCGACGATGACGCCCCTCTATCGACAGATCTACCTGCGTTTTCGCGACGCCATCAGTACCGGGCGCTTGCAGCCGGGTGAGCGCCTGCCTTCGGTGCGGGCCCTGGCGGCGGAACTCAACCTGGCGCGCGGCACGGTCGAGGCGGCTTACCAGATGCTCGGCGGTGAAGGCTATGTGCAATCCAGGGGCCCGGCAGGCACGGTGGTCGCCCCGTCGCTCAGTACCAGGGCAGTAGATGTCGATGTGCCGGGGCCAGCGCTGGCCCCGGAGCCGCAGACGTATTTGCCAATGCCCTTGCAGATCGGCTTGCCGGCGCTGGACGCCTTTCCGCGCAAGCTGTGGACGCGCCTGGTGGGGCGTACCTTGCGCCAAAGCGGGGTGGAGGGCCTGGCGTACCCGGACCCTCAAGGGCAGCTTGCCCTGCGCCATGCATTGGCGGGTTACCTGGCGGTGTCGCGGGGCATCAGCTGTACTGCGCAACAGGTTTTCATCTGCGCAGGCTACCGTGCCTGTCTCGACCTGATCTGCTCCAGCCTGCTGGAGGACGGTGACCGCTGCTGGTTCGAAGACCCGGGTTACTTCCAGGCCAGGCGTTTTCTTGAGCACGCCCGGGTGCAGTTGGTGCCGGTGCCGGTGGATGGCGACGGCCTTGATGTCGACGCCGCTATCGCTCGGGCTGCTGATGCGCGCTTTGCCCTGGTCACGCCCCATCACCAGAGCCCTCTTGGCGTCACGCTGTCGCTGCCGCGGCGCCAGCGCCTGCTGGACTGGGCCAGTAGCCAGGGCAGCTGGATCATCGAGGACGACTACGACAGCGAGTACCGTTACCGCGGTCGGCCGGTGCCGGCACTCAAGAGCCTCGACAGCGAGGGGCGGGTACTGTACTGCGCGACCTTCAGCAAAGTACTGGCGCCGGGCATACGCCTGGCCTATCTGGTGGTTCCCCAGGCCCAGGTAGAGCGCTTCGCCAGCGTGGCCCGGGACATGCACAACCACTGCCCGCAGTTGTTGCAGGCGACGGTGAGCGCATTTATCGAAGAAGGCCATTTTGCCCGGCACTTGCGCAAAATGCGCAGCCTCTATGCCCAGCGGCGCCAGCAACTGGTCGAGGCCTTGCAGGCCGAACTCGGTGAGTATCTGCAACTGGACAATCAGGCAGGCGGCATGCACCTGGTGGCAGATGTGCGCGGCGGCCTCGACGATTGTGCGATTGCCCGCCGCGCGCGGGTGCTTGGCCTGGCGATCGAGCCGCTTTCAGGCTGGTACCGACAACCCGGGCAACGGCGCGGGTTGTTGATCGGCTTTACCAATGTCACCAGCCGCGAACAAGCCGTTGCGCTGGCCAGGCAGTTACGCCTGGCGATGGGCCTTTAG
- a CDS encoding aldehyde dehydrogenase family protein has product MTAINFHTHALSINPANGEQIGHYAYESDAVLDAALSRAAQGFAAWRRTPVAARTALLLALAGALRNNAEAMARMITDEMGKPVAQARGEIEKCAQLCEWYAANGPAMLEAEAAPVPVGKARIEYRPLGPLLAVMPWNFPIWQVLRGAVPALLAGNTYVLKHAPNVMGSAYLLLEAFQRAGFPEGVFEVINVTPEGVSKAIADPRIAAVTLTGSVRAGTAIGAQAGAALKKCVLELGGSDPFIVLNDADLDEAVKAAVIGRYQNTGQVCAAAKRLIVEQGVVEAFTRKFVEATQALVMGDPHASETYIGPMARFDLRDELDQQVQATLAEGATLLLGGGKVQGNGNYYQPTVLADVTDQMTSFKQELFGPVASIITARDARHALQLANDSEFGLASTIYTANAALAEQLADELDTGGVFINGYCASDPRVTFGGVKKSGFGRELSHFGVREFCNAQTVWVDRN; this is encoded by the coding sequence ATGACCGCGATCAACTTCCACACCCACGCCTTGTCGATCAACCCCGCCAATGGCGAGCAGATCGGCCACTATGCCTACGAAAGCGACGCTGTCCTCGACGCCGCCCTGAGTCGCGCCGCCCAGGGCTTTGCTGCCTGGCGCCGCACGCCGGTAGCGGCACGCACCGCATTGCTGCTGGCCCTGGCCGGCGCCCTGCGCAACAACGCCGAGGCCATGGCGCGGATGATCACCGACGAAATGGGCAAGCCGGTGGCCCAGGCCAGGGGTGAAATCGAGAAATGCGCGCAGCTCTGCGAGTGGTACGCGGCCAACGGCCCGGCCATGCTCGAGGCTGAAGCGGCCCCGGTGCCCGTCGGCAAGGCGCGCATCGAATACCGTCCACTCGGCCCGCTGCTGGCAGTGATGCCGTGGAACTTCCCGATCTGGCAGGTGCTGCGCGGCGCGGTGCCGGCGTTGCTGGCCGGCAATACCTATGTACTCAAGCACGCGCCGAACGTGATGGGCAGCGCCTACCTGCTGCTCGAAGCGTTCCAGCGCGCAGGTTTCCCCGAGGGCGTGTTCGAGGTGATCAACGTCACCCCAGAGGGCGTGTCCAAGGCCATCGCCGACCCGCGCATTGCCGCCGTGACCCTGACTGGCAGCGTACGCGCCGGTACCGCCATCGGCGCCCAGGCCGGCGCCGCGCTGAAAAAGTGCGTGCTGGAGCTGGGCGGCTCGGACCCGTTCATTGTCCTCAACGATGCCGACCTTGATGAAGCGGTCAAAGCCGCCGTCATCGGCCGTTACCAGAACACCGGCCAGGTCTGCGCCGCAGCCAAGCGCCTGATCGTCGAGCAAGGCGTGGTCGAGGCCTTCACCCGCAAATTCGTCGAGGCCACCCAGGCGCTGGTCATGGGCGATCCGCATGCCAGCGAGACCTACATCGGCCCGATGGCCCGCTTCGACCTGCGCGATGAGCTCGACCAGCAAGTCCAGGCAACCCTGGCCGAGGGCGCGACCCTGCTGCTTGGCGGTGGCAAGGTGCAAGGCAACGGCAACTACTACCAGCCCACCGTGCTGGCCGACGTCACCGACCAGATGACTTCGTTCAAGCAGGAGTTGTTCGGCCCGGTGGCCTCGATCATCACCGCCCGCGATGCCCGCCATGCCCTGCAACTGGCCAACGACAGCGAATTCGGCCTGGCCTCGACTATCTACACTGCCAATGCTGCGTTGGCCGAGCAACTGGCCGATGAGCTGGACACCGGCGGCGTGTTCATCAACGGCTACTGCGCCAGCGACCCGCGGGTGACCTTCGGCGGCGTCAAGAAGAGCGGCTTTGGCCGTGAGTTGTCACACTTCGGCGTACGCGAGTTCTGCAATGCGCAGACTGTGTGGGTGGACCGCAACTGA
- a CDS encoding LysR family transcriptional regulator, which yields MDLVQLEMFKAVAEQGSISAAAQHIHRVPSNLTTRIKQLEQELGAELFIREKSRLRLSPAGWNFLDYARRILDLVAEARLTVAGDEPQGAFALGSLESTAAVRIPTLLAAYNQAYAKVELDLTTGPSGAMIDGVLAGRLSAAFVDGPVLHPALEGVPVFVEEMVLIAPLNHTPITRAGEVNGMTIYAFRANCSYRHHFENWFAQDQAVPGKIIEMESYHGMLACVSAGAGLALMPRSMLESMPGCSTVSVWPLSQRFRYLRTWLVWRRGTVSRSLRTFVQLLEERGEVLKVEEPV from the coding sequence ATGGATCTGGTGCAACTGGAGATGTTCAAGGCGGTGGCCGAGCAGGGCAGCATCAGTGCCGCGGCCCAGCACATCCATCGGGTACCGTCGAACCTGACCACGCGGATCAAGCAGCTGGAGCAGGAGCTGGGTGCCGAGCTGTTCATCCGCGAAAAAAGCCGTTTGCGCCTGTCGCCGGCGGGCTGGAACTTTCTCGACTATGCCCGGCGTATTCTCGACCTGGTGGCCGAGGCGCGGCTGACCGTGGCGGGTGACGAGCCGCAAGGCGCCTTCGCCCTCGGCTCGCTGGAAAGCACCGCCGCGGTGCGCATTCCGACGCTGCTGGCGGCTTACAACCAGGCCTATGCCAAGGTCGAACTGGACCTCACCACCGGGCCGTCCGGGGCGATGATCGACGGCGTGCTGGCCGGGCGCCTGAGCGCCGCCTTCGTCGACGGCCCGGTGTTGCACCCGGCGCTCGAGGGGGTGCCGGTGTTCGTCGAAGAGATGGTGCTGATCGCACCGCTCAACCACACGCCGATCACCCGCGCTGGCGAGGTCAACGGCATGACCATCTACGCCTTTCGCGCCAACTGCTCATACCGTCATCACTTCGAGAACTGGTTTGCCCAGGACCAGGCGGTGCCGGGCAAGATCATTGAGATGGAGTCGTACCACGGCATGCTTGCCTGCGTCAGCGCCGGCGCCGGCCTGGCGCTGATGCCGCGCAGCATGCTCGAAAGCATGCCCGGCTGCAGCACGGTCAGTGTCTGGCCGCTGTCCCAGCGCTTTCGCTACCTGCGCACCTGGCTGGTGTGGCGGCGCGGCACGGTATCGCGCAGCTTGAGGACCTTCGTGCAACTGCTGGAAGAGCGCGGCGAGGTACTCAAGGTCGAGGAACCGGTGTGA
- a CDS encoding YMGG-like glycine zipper-containing protein: protein MNRLSSIGLCLALSTVCAQGWAETVVPLKGQSAQQVQVDINDCHNVAASSASSDAHVGGRVRGAAVGAAAGAAGAEVRGRQHDEVYDRVDDDVKQQYRQNRAGETAAAGAVVGGARQRQERRQDRRSNEATSASAYTSCLQNKGYQVTP from the coding sequence ATGAACAGGTTGTCCTCCATTGGCCTGTGCTTGGCGTTATCGACTGTATGTGCGCAGGGCTGGGCCGAAACCGTGGTGCCGCTCAAGGGCCAGAGCGCCCAGCAGGTGCAGGTCGATATCAACGATTGCCATAACGTCGCCGCGAGTTCCGCCAGCAGCGATGCCCATGTCGGTGGGCGGGTGCGCGGAGCTGCCGTGGGTGCGGCCGCCGGCGCCGCGGGCGCCGAGGTACGGGGACGCCAGCATGATGAGGTCTACGACCGTGTCGATGATGACGTCAAACAGCAATACCGGCAGAACCGTGCCGGTGAAACCGCCGCTGCCGGCGCGGTTGTCGGTGGTGCCCGCCAGCGCCAGGAGCGTCGGCAGGACCGACGCAGCAATGAGGCGACCAGCGCTTCGGCCTATACCAGTTGCCTGCAGAACAAGGGTTACCAGGTCACGCCATAG
- a CDS encoding Dyp-type peroxidase, whose protein sequence is MNNDIPEPQAVGSPITSSAIFMVATLAPGSEALQTVREWCADIAGLTRSVGKRVPAGNLSCVCGFASNAWDQLFGGPRPQALHPFREFGVEGRRAPATPGDILLHIRAEQMDLCFELATQLITALGDAVKVVDEVQGFRYFDMRSIIGFVDGTENPVGRQVPKFTLVGDEDPGFSGGSYVLVQKYLHNMSAWNALPVEAQERVIGRTKLSDIELGDEAKPSNSHSALTTITDANGEELKILRDNMPFGRPGAGEFGTYFIGYARSPAPIEQMLENMFVGRPAGNYDRLLDFSNAVTGGLFFVPSAELLEDLAERTPG, encoded by the coding sequence ATGAACAACGATATTCCCGAACCCCAGGCGGTGGGCAGTCCGATCACCAGCAGCGCGATTTTCATGGTCGCCACCCTGGCCCCAGGCAGTGAGGCACTGCAAACCGTGCGTGAGTGGTGCGCCGATATCGCCGGCCTGACCCGCTCGGTCGGCAAGCGCGTGCCGGCCGGCAACCTGTCGTGCGTCTGCGGCTTTGCCTCCAATGCCTGGGATCAGCTGTTCGGCGGGCCACGGCCACAGGCCTTGCACCCGTTCCGCGAGTTTGGCGTCGAAGGGCGCCGCGCGCCGGCAACCCCCGGCGATATCCTCTTGCACATCCGCGCCGAGCAGATGGACCTGTGCTTCGAACTGGCCACCCAACTGATCACGGCCCTGGGCGATGCAGTCAAGGTGGTGGACGAAGTGCAGGGTTTTCGGTACTTCGACATGCGCAGCATCATCGGCTTCGTCGATGGTACCGAGAACCCGGTCGGCCGCCAGGTGCCCAAATTCACCCTGGTCGGCGACGAAGACCCGGGCTTCAGCGGCGGCAGCTACGTGCTGGTGCAAAAGTACCTGCACAACATGAGCGCCTGGAACGCGCTGCCGGTCGAGGCGCAGGAGCGGGTGATCGGCCGCACCAAGCTGTCGGACATCGAGCTGGGTGACGAAGCCAAACCCAGCAACTCCCACAGCGCACTGACCACCATCACCGACGCGAACGGCGAAGAGCTGAAGATCCTGCGCGACAACATGCCGTTCGGCCGCCCCGGCGCCGGTGAGTTCGGCACTTACTTCATTGGTTATGCGCGCTCGCCGGCGCCGATCGAGCAGATGCTCGAGAACATGTTCGTCGGTCGCCCGGCAGGCAATTACGACCGCTTGCTGGACTTCAGCAACGCGGTCACCGGCGGCCTGTTCTTCGTGCCGTCGGCCGAGCTGCTCGAAGACCTGGCCGAGCGCACCCCGGGCTAG
- a CDS encoding LysR family transcriptional regulator: protein MDIKQLKFLLALDQTRHFGQAAALCHITQPTLSMRLRNLEDELNLVLVTRGQRFEGFTEAGERILAWARTLLAAYDGLQAEAASCRGQIVGSLRLGMVPLSSFNPMQFLQPLAQRYPELQFQLSSLSSEQITDGLSRNQLDLGICYLDQINSAYFEVIELGTTRMGLLYDVRHFQFEQAELPWEAVSAVPLGLLSKGMHYRQSVDLSFRSRGLQPHAVLESDSSYQLIQAVCAGMCCAIMPLDYGLEGLSEHLRIVPISAASVHAPIGLLLRRTEPRSAIAEKCFAEVRSLLDSELKPA, encoded by the coding sequence ATGGATATCAAACAACTGAAGTTTCTGCTCGCCCTGGACCAGACCCGCCACTTCGGCCAGGCCGCCGCGCTGTGCCATATCACCCAGCCGACCCTGTCGATGCGCCTGCGTAACCTTGAGGACGAACTGAACCTGGTGCTGGTAACCCGTGGCCAGCGTTTCGAAGGCTTTACCGAGGCCGGCGAGCGCATCCTGGCCTGGGCTCGCACCCTGCTGGCCGCCTATGACGGCCTGCAGGCTGAAGCCGCCAGTTGCCGCGGGCAGATCGTCGGCAGCCTGCGCCTGGGCATGGTGCCGCTGTCGAGCTTCAACCCCATGCAGTTTCTCCAGCCCCTGGCCCAGCGCTATCCGGAGCTGCAGTTCCAGCTGTCGTCCTTGAGCTCCGAACAGATCACCGATGGCCTGAGCCGTAACCAGCTGGACCTGGGTATCTGCTACCTGGACCAGATCAACAGCGCCTATTTCGAAGTGATCGAACTGGGCACCACGCGCATGGGCCTGCTGTATGACGTGCGCCATTTTCAGTTCGAACAGGCTGAACTGCCCTGGGAAGCGGTCAGCGCCGTGCCGCTGGGGCTGTTGAGCAAGGGCATGCACTATCGCCAGTCGGTCGATCTGAGCTTTCGCAGCCGCGGCCTGCAGCCCCATGCGGTGCTCGAAAGCGACTCCAGCTACCAGTTGATCCAGGCCGTTTGCGCCGGGATGTGCTGCGCGATCATGCCGCTCGATTACGGCCTCGAAGGCCTCAGCGAGCACCTGCGTATCGTGCCGATCAGTGCTGCCAGCGTGCATGCACCGATCGGCTTGCTGCTGCGGCGTACCGAGCCGCGTTCGGCCATCGCCGAGAAGTGTTTTGCCGAAGTTCGATCACTGCTCGACAGTGAATTGAAACCGGCATGA
- the moaB gene encoding molybdenum cofactor biosynthesis protein B codes for MSIKLDAVFVPLNIAVLTVSDTRSFDTDTSGELLASRAVEMGHRLVERVLLKDDLYKIRAQVAGWIAEDDVQVVLITGGTGFTGRDSTPEAVACLFDKHIDGFGELFRALSILDIGTSTVQTRALAGLANGTLVCCLPGSTGACRTAWEGILAEQLDARHRPCNFVAHLKPGTLCKTRN; via the coding sequence ATGAGTATCAAACTGGACGCGGTGTTCGTGCCGCTGAACATCGCCGTGCTGACTGTCAGCGACACCCGCAGCTTCGACACCGACACCTCCGGCGAGCTGCTGGCCAGCCGCGCGGTGGAGATGGGCCACCGCCTGGTCGAGCGGGTGCTGCTCAAGGATGACCTGTACAAGATTCGCGCCCAGGTCGCCGGCTGGATTGCCGAGGACGACGTGCAGGTGGTGCTGATCACCGGCGGCACCGGCTTTACCGGGCGCGACAGCACCCCGGAAGCTGTGGCCTGCCTGTTCGACAAGCACATCGATGGCTTTGGCGAGTTGTTCCGCGCCTTGTCGATCCTCGATATCGGCACTTCCACCGTGCAGACCCGTGCCCTGGCCGGCCTTGCCAATGGCACCCTGGTTTGCTGCCTGCCGGGCTCTACCGGCGCCTGCCGCACTGCCTGGGAAGGTATCCTCGCCGAGCAACTGGATGCTCGCCATCGCCCGTGCAACTTCGTTGCCCACCTCAAGCCTGGCACACTGTGCAAGACGCGTAACTGA